A portion of the Natronococcus sp. AD-5 genome contains these proteins:
- a CDS encoding tyrosine-type recombinase/integrase — protein sequence MPNLSCSKGFNRATTTEHESVDQPRPKVWLTDTDYAQLRDHAGYRDGLVIRLGAECGLRSFEIPQVRPKDIRSYDRDDEEYHFFRVRQGKDTTGNGGKARDAYLPIILERSIRRYVREHEIAPDIPLVNVSPRTVQRIVKRVAKRAADAMDDDDYLKISSHDLRRYFAHTMLVRERMNPRVVMEVGGWDDYQSLEPYLLKPDEGTIIDEFERADRK from the coding sequence GTGCCAAATCTATCATGTTCTAAGGGTTTCAACAGGGCCACCACAACGGAACACGAATCAGTCGACCAACCACGGCCGAAAGTATGGCTCACAGATACCGACTATGCACAGCTCCGCGACCACGCCGGATATCGTGACGGTCTCGTGATTCGACTCGGTGCCGAGTGCGGTCTCCGGTCCTTCGAGATTCCACAAGTCCGGCCGAAAGACATCCGATCCTACGATCGCGACGATGAGGAGTACCATTTCTTTCGCGTGAGGCAGGGGAAAGACACCACAGGAAACGGTGGCAAAGCGCGTGATGCCTATTTGCCAATCATCCTCGAGCGATCGATCCGCCGCTACGTTCGTGAGCATGAGATAGCGCCTGACATTCCTTTAGTGAACGTTTCACCCCGGACGGTTCAACGGATCGTGAAACGAGTAGCAAAGCGAGCAGCAGATGCTATGGACGACGACGATTATCTTAAGATCTCTTCGCACGACCTTCGCCGATACTTCGCTCATACAATGCTCGTTCGGGAACGGATGAATCCACGAGTCGTGATGGAAGTCGGCGGTTGGGACGATTATCAGAGCCTCGAGCCGTATCTCTTGAAGCCAGACGAAGGGACGATTATCGACGAATTTGAACGTGCTGACCGAAAGTGA
- a CDS encoding cupin domain-containing protein — translation MKKAAIDDVEPDNLGTNSSHRKLSDAVETSELTLNHYSLAPGEGFPGGLHAHMDQEEVFAILEGEATFETMDGAVTVRKGEVIRFSPGEFQSGENESDEVLVALALGAPRETSDIRIPANCPECDHGDLRVNTDDAGIFFVCPSCNSKYVPRDCPHCNHANLSITRKHGRTVTVCQKCESVFENPPSKIRYLRG, via the coding sequence ATGAAGAAGGCTGCTATCGACGACGTAGAGCCAGATAACTTGGGCACGAATAGTTCCCATCGAAAACTATCCGATGCCGTGGAAACTTCTGAGTTGACACTCAATCACTACAGTCTCGCCCCCGGAGAGGGTTTCCCCGGCGGTCTGCATGCCCACATGGATCAAGAGGAAGTGTTCGCTATTCTTGAGGGGGAAGCCACTTTCGAGACGATGGACGGCGCGGTTACTGTTAGGAAAGGAGAAGTGATTCGCTTTTCCCCCGGTGAGTTTCAGTCTGGTGAAAATGAGTCCGACGAGGTACTGGTGGCTCTAGCCTTAGGCGCGCCTCGTGAGACTTCAGATATACGAATTCCTGCTAACTGCCCAGAGTGTGATCACGGCGATCTACGTGTGAACACTGATGATGCTGGCATTTTCTTCGTTTGTCCTTCGTGTAACAGCAAGTATGTCCCGCGAGACTGTCCTCACTGTAATCACGCCAACTTGTCTATCACTCGGAAACACGGGCGCACGGTAACTGTATGTCAAAAATGCGAATCAGTATTTGAGAACCCCCCCTCGAAGATTAGATATCTACGCGGTTAG
- a CDS encoding amidase — MVDNNKQPSSQWSRTRRSYLKSVTGGSVTMLGFGSASAHASEEQIDSAEKDSEIIFTPTTVLAERIRTGELSPVRVVDAFLARIEERNDELNAFITLFPEQARADAREAERAIERGDDLGPLHGIPFAIKDRQKLEGVRFTDGFLAFKDQIAEETDSEVQAFLDAGAIPVGKTNTPEGGYMGKTDNLLIGPTPTPFDLDLNAGGSSGGSAAAVADGMLPFATGTDGAGSIRIPASFTGTYGLFPRIEDPGEFGTGNTYFQPSISTRTVADTALTLSVMYGDDEEATDYQAALTDDVEGVSIGYDPGLSTYPVDQRVRDVVDDSVDTITAEGATVEVTEVDLGQSYEEFIEAVWIVWTTSYAELAKTFAEEDGVDALGADRELFPETLVDIIETGCEYLDENGDIRDEPLAKTIEARSQAYAGLQVALREYDLIATPTLSVPPFPNDILGPTEVEGVDIHPIVGWLITTVCNMTGHPAASIPAGLTDKGTPVGLQLIGPSYDDRTIVAASAAYERVNPWHDDYPWQQRGNSLHVCDR; from the coding sequence ATGGTAGACAATAACAAGCAACCGTCAAGTCAGTGGTCACGTACCCGTCGTAGCTATCTCAAAAGTGTCACCGGTGGCAGTGTTACAATGCTCGGGTTTGGTAGTGCTAGCGCACATGCCTCGGAAGAGCAGATAGATTCCGCGGAAAAAGACAGTGAAATCATTTTCACCCCGACGACAGTTCTAGCGGAGCGAATCCGTACAGGTGAACTCTCACCGGTCAGGGTCGTCGACGCGTTCCTTGCACGGATCGAGGAGCGAAACGACGAATTGAACGCGTTCATTACGTTGTTTCCAGAACAAGCTCGAGCAGATGCACGAGAGGCAGAACGTGCGATCGAACGTGGAGACGACCTTGGACCGTTACACGGCATCCCGTTCGCCATCAAGGACCGGCAGAAGCTCGAGGGGGTCCGCTTTACCGATGGATTCCTCGCATTCAAGGACCAGATTGCAGAGGAAACTGATTCCGAGGTGCAAGCATTTCTCGATGCGGGAGCGATTCCAGTCGGGAAGACGAACACACCTGAAGGGGGGTACATGGGTAAGACGGATAATCTGCTTATCGGTCCGACACCGACACCGTTTGATCTCGATTTGAATGCAGGCGGCTCTTCCGGCGGGAGTGCCGCCGCGGTCGCAGACGGTATGCTGCCGTTCGCAACGGGGACTGACGGGGCTGGGTCGATTCGTATCCCCGCATCGTTTACTGGTACTTACGGACTATTCCCTCGAATCGAGGATCCTGGGGAATTCGGAACCGGCAATACGTACTTCCAGCCGAGTATTTCGACTCGGACTGTTGCAGACACTGCTCTTACCCTGTCGGTGATGTATGGCGATGATGAAGAGGCAACGGATTACCAGGCTGCGCTCACAGACGATGTTGAAGGGGTTTCGATCGGCTACGATCCTGGGCTAAGCACCTATCCTGTCGATCAGCGCGTTCGAGATGTCGTTGATGATTCAGTCGACACGATCACTGCGGAGGGAGCAACTGTCGAAGTGACCGAGGTCGACCTCGGACAAAGCTATGAGGAGTTCATCGAAGCCGTCTGGATTGTGTGGACCACCTCGTATGCGGAGTTAGCGAAGACCTTTGCTGAGGAGGACGGCGTCGATGCACTCGGTGCGGATCGAGAACTCTTCCCGGAGACATTAGTGGATATTATCGAAACTGGATGTGAGTATCTTGATGAGAACGGAGACATTCGTGATGAACCGCTGGCGAAAACAATTGAGGCGCGTTCTCAAGCGTACGCTGGTCTCCAGGTGGCGCTAAGGGAGTACGATCTTATCGCTACCCCGACGTTGTCAGTTCCCCCGTTCCCAAACGATATTCTCGGTCCAACTGAAGTCGAGGGCGTCGACATTCATCCAATCGTCGGCTGGTTAATCACGACTGTGTGTAATATGACCGGCCATCCGGCGGCATCCATTCCGGCGGGGCTGACCGACAAAGGGACGCCGGTTGGTCTCCAACTCATCGGCCCGTCTTATGATGATCGAACAATCGTTGCCGCAAGTGCCGCCTATGAACGAGTGAACCCGTGGCACGACGACTATCCCTGGCAACAGAGAGGCAATAGCCTACATGTTTGTGATCGTTAA
- a CDS encoding rubrerythrin-like domain-containing protein, producing the protein MTNITTNLYECVVCNHRVRAEHTLTCPRCAGPMQNLSNPRE; encoded by the coding sequence ATGACCAATATCACCACGAACCTGTACGAATGTGTAGTATGTAACCATCGAGTTAGAGCTGAGCATACGCTGACTTGTCCACGATGTGCGGGTCCAATGCAGAACCTCAGTAATCCTCGAGAGTGA
- a CDS encoding CHRD domain-containing protein, which yields MANDNNHYSSVSRKIHDGISRRRVLSTVAVVAVASGTASLASGQEDNEIELAGSTGGWEGVAPAEIEGEENPTLTLEPGEEYTVTWANEDGQPHNFVIETEDDEHLVETEIISEGNQTVEFTATEDMAEYYCEVHPDSMQGDIQLADDTTEEPAEDENEDEPAEAEAEDEESSIEFPREYHAHLLGDPHGVETEASGEARFSVNEDGTEADYEVTVENICNVTQAHIHLGTEGEDGPVVVWLYPEEGMEPELLEGQFSGTLAEGTITADDFVGEWEDTDFADAVATFEEEGAYVNVHTEEHPDGEIRGQTLPPHE from the coding sequence ATGGCTAACGATAACAACCATTATAGTTCCGTGTCGAGGAAAATCCACGACGGCATATCCCGTCGTCGTGTCCTCTCAACGGTGGCAGTCGTCGCCGTCGCGAGCGGGACTGCAAGTCTTGCCAGTGGACAGGAAGACAACGAGATCGAATTAGCGGGGTCCACGGGCGGTTGGGAAGGCGTCGCCCCAGCCGAGATCGAAGGTGAAGAAAATCCCACGCTCACTTTAGAGCCTGGTGAAGAGTATACAGTCACATGGGCAAATGAGGATGGTCAACCGCATAACTTCGTTATCGAGACCGAGGACGATGAGCATCTGGTAGAGACAGAGATTATTAGCGAAGGCAATCAGACCGTCGAGTTCACGGCAACCGAAGATATGGCTGAGTACTACTGTGAGGTCCACCCCGATTCGATGCAGGGGGACATCCAGCTTGCCGACGATACTACCGAAGAACCAGCAGAGGACGAAAACGAGGACGAACCAGCAGAAGCCGAAGCGGAAGACGAGGAGTCTTCGATCGAGTTCCCACGAGAGTATCACGCGCATCTACTGGGGGACCCCCATGGCGTGGAGACAGAAGCGTCGGGAGAGGCGAGGTTCTCTGTCAACGAGGATGGAACAGAAGCTGACTACGAAGTGACTGTGGAAAATATTTGCAACGTCACACAGGCGCATATCCACCTCGGCACAGAAGGCGAGGACGGTCCGGTCGTTGTCTGGCTCTATCCCGAAGAGGGAATGGAACCAGAACTCCTCGAAGGACAGTTCTCTGGCACGCTCGCAGAGGGAACGATTACCGCGGACGATTTCGTCGGCGAGTGGGAGGACACTGACTTCGCGGATGCCGTTGCAACCTTTGAGGAGGAAGGCGCCTATGTCAACGTTCACACGGAGGAACACCCCGACGGCGAGATTCGCGGCCAGACCCTCCCCCCACACGAATAA
- a CDS encoding RNA-guided endonuclease InsQ/TnpB family protein: protein MALKRTARVKLAIPDDRRDDLKRTMLTFREVAQRFADRGWERDEDGYVITSRTRLQSLVYKQIRKDTELHSDLCIGAVNLASESLRSAVERMKADKRAGKPTFTAPTMTYNTNAVSYFTDGNESGYCTLAAYGGRVRAEFVYPPGEDCPQAQYLGGDEWEPKGATLHYERDDGEYYLHVTVERDEPETELGEAENGTVLGVDLGVENIAVTSTGTFFSGGLFNHRRDEYERIRGSLQQTGTESAHRTIDQMGNREQRWNNDVLHRISKALVQEAIAHDCSVIAFEDLTDIRERMPGAKKFHVWAFRQLYEYAEYKAAEFGIRTEQVDPSYTSQRCSKCGTTLRENRTSQAGFCCQKCGYEVHADYNAAKNIATKLLRSGQKSPSGGATNQLALKSGALNGNGDFTPASP from the coding sequence GTGGCATTAAAACGTACCGCCCGCGTCAAACTCGCCATTCCCGACGACCGTCGGGACGATCTCAAACGGACGATGTTAACGTTCCGGGAGGTCGCCCAACGGTTCGCCGATCGGGGATGGGAGCGCGACGAGGACGGCTACGTTATTACATCCAGGACGCGCCTGCAGTCACTCGTCTACAAACAAATCCGCAAAGACACGGAGTTACACTCGGATTTGTGTATCGGTGCAGTCAATCTCGCATCCGAAAGTCTTCGGAGCGCGGTCGAACGCATGAAGGCCGATAAACGAGCCGGCAAGCCAACGTTCACCGCCCCGACAATGACGTACAACACCAACGCAGTGTCGTACTTCACAGACGGCAACGAATCGGGCTACTGCACGCTCGCAGCCTACGGCGGTCGTGTTCGTGCCGAGTTCGTTTACCCACCCGGCGAAGACTGTCCGCAAGCGCAGTATCTCGGTGGAGATGAGTGGGAACCGAAGGGCGCGACGCTGCACTACGAACGGGACGACGGCGAGTACTACCTTCACGTCACAGTAGAACGCGACGAGCCGGAAACGGAGTTGGGAGAAGCCGAGAACGGAACGGTTCTCGGTGTGGATTTAGGTGTGGAGAATATCGCCGTCACAAGCACGGGCACGTTCTTCTCCGGCGGACTGTTCAATCACCGCCGAGACGAGTACGAACGTATTCGTGGATCGTTGCAACAGACTGGTACGGAGTCGGCACACCGCACGATCGACCAGATGGGGAATCGAGAACAGCGTTGGAACAACGACGTACTGCATCGGATCTCGAAAGCGTTAGTCCAAGAAGCGATAGCGCACGACTGTTCAGTTATCGCTTTCGAGGATCTCACCGACATTCGGGAGCGAATGCCTGGAGCGAAGAAGTTTCACGTCTGGGCGTTCCGACAGCTCTACGAGTACGCCGAGTACAAAGCTGCCGAGTTCGGTATTCGGACAGAGCAGGTTGATCCGTCGTATACGTCCCAACGCTGTTCAAAGTGCGGAACGACACTCCGCGAGAACCGAACGTCACAAGCGGGCTTTTGCTGTCAGAAATGTGGCTACGAAGTTCACGCGGACTACAACGCTGCGAAGAACATTGCAACGAAACTACTCCGGTCGGGGCAGAAGTCTCCGTCCGGAGGGGCGACCAATCAACTCGCCCTGAAGTCGGGAGCGCTGAACGGGAACGGCGATTTCACGCCTGCCTCTCCATAG
- a CDS encoding SRPBCC family protein, which produces MTDDVTNAEVEIETSENQLTIRRTFDAPRERVFEAWTDPKQVDQWWGPDGFTTTTDEMEVRPGGVWRFVMTGFDGDEYPNRIEYDEVEEPERLAYTHGSPDDPEQFRVVVTFDDRGDSETDLTMEMCFSSAEELDEAVEFGADDGAKQTLGRLADHLAVGSSV; this is translated from the coding sequence ATGACAGACGACGTGACGAACGCAGAAGTCGAAATCGAAACCAGCGAAAACCAACTGACGATCCGACGGACGTTCGACGCACCACGCGAGCGGGTGTTCGAGGCCTGGACGGATCCGAAGCAGGTCGACCAGTGGTGGGGTCCGGACGGATTCACGACCACGACGGACGAGATGGAGGTGCGCCCCGGCGGCGTGTGGCGGTTCGTGATGACTGGCTTCGACGGCGACGAGTACCCGAACCGTATCGAATACGACGAGGTCGAGGAACCCGAACGCCTGGCATACACGCACGGCTCGCCCGACGACCCCGAGCAGTTCCGGGTCGTCGTGACGTTCGACGATCGAGGCGATAGCGAGACCGACCTCACCATGGAGATGTGCTTCTCCTCGGCGGAGGAACTAGACGAGGCCGTGGAGTTCGGCGCCGACGACGGCGCGAAGCAGACCCTGGGCCGCCTCGCAGATCACCTAGCGGTAGGGAGTTCGGTGTAA
- a CDS encoding dihydrofolate reductase family protein produces MRKLVVSEFLTLDGVMQAPGAPDEDTEDGFEHGGWQVPYFDDVDPAVADGLAAADALVLGRKTYEIFASYWPAASEDEPFTERMNSIDKYVASRTLDAVDWQNSTLLEGDVAGGVAELKQEPGGDLVVFGSGELVQTFMANDLVDEYQLIVHPLVLGTGKRLFREGEPTGMKLVEMKTTDSGVVDLTYEPAEKEEGNQ; encoded by the coding sequence ATGAGGAAACTCGTTGTCAGCGAGTTCCTGACGCTCGACGGCGTGATGCAGGCCCCGGGCGCCCCCGACGAGGACACCGAAGACGGGTTCGAGCACGGCGGCTGGCAGGTTCCGTACTTCGACGACGTGGACCCGGCCGTCGCCGACGGGCTTGCCGCCGCGGACGCGCTCGTGCTCGGCCGGAAGACGTACGAGATCTTCGCGTCGTACTGGCCGGCCGCGAGCGAAGATGAGCCCTTCACCGAGCGGATGAACAGCATCGACAAGTACGTGGCCTCCCGGACGTTGGATGCGGTCGACTGGCAGAACTCGACGCTCCTTGAGGGAGACGTGGCCGGCGGGGTCGCCGAATTGAAACAGGAGCCTGGCGGTGACCTCGTAGTCTTTGGCAGCGGGGAGCTAGTCCAGACGTTCATGGCCAACGACCTCGTCGACGAATACCAACTCATAGTTCACCCGCTGGTCCTCGGCACCGGCAAGCGGCTCTTCCGGGAGGGCGAGCCAACCGGTATGAAACTCGTCGAGATGAAGACGACGGACTCGGGTGTCGTCGATCTTACCTACGAGCCGGCGGAGAAAGAGGAGGGAAACCAATGA
- a CDS encoding SRPBCC domain-containing protein, which produces MTDNDIEHGESTTDERSITVSRVIEAPPERVYDAFLDPDELAQWFPPTGFSAEVHYLEPEVGGTYRITFTGETEEFADMGHSFGGIFQELEPGERIVYTDSFETDDPAMAGEMTTTVTFEEVPDGTEVTVRHAGIPEAIPPSDANEGWIDSLENLANVVEEA; this is translated from the coding sequence ATGACTGACAACGACATTGAACACGGAGAATCGACGACCGACGAGCGGAGTATCACGGTGAGTCGCGTGATCGAGGCCCCACCTGAGCGGGTCTACGACGCCTTCCTTGATCCGGACGAGCTCGCCCAGTGGTTCCCTCCGACTGGCTTCAGCGCGGAGGTCCACTACCTCGAGCCAGAGGTGGGCGGGACCTATCGCATCACGTTTACGGGCGAGACCGAGGAGTTCGCCGATATGGGTCACTCCTTCGGCGGCATCTTCCAGGAACTCGAGCCGGGCGAGCGAATCGTCTACACCGACTCGTTCGAAACCGACGACCCGGCAATGGCCGGCGAGATGACCACCACGGTCACCTTTGAGGAAGTCCCCGACGGGACCGAGGTCACCGTCCGCCATGCGGGGATTCCCGAGGCCATTCCCCCGAGCGACGCCAACGAAGGCTGGATCGACTCGCTCGAAAACCTCGCGAATGTTGTCGAGGAGGCGTAA
- a CDS encoding ArsR/SmtB family transcription factor: MVEQQPNDLDLDAVFKALGHPIRREILEQLADGPESVSELAEPHDVSLAAVSKHLRVLEDAGLLDVEEDGRIRRCHLDAAPLSDAFGWLTRYRVLWEDRFDALADHLEEDEA; encoded by the coding sequence ATGGTTGAACAACAGCCGAACGACCTGGATCTCGACGCAGTCTTCAAGGCACTAGGCCACCCAATCCGTCGAGAAATCCTCGAACAGCTCGCTGACGGCCCCGAGAGCGTCAGCGAGCTGGCCGAACCCCACGACGTGTCGCTGGCAGCGGTCTCGAAGCACCTGCGCGTGCTGGAGGACGCGGGCTTGCTGGATGTCGAGGAGGACGGTCGAATTCGGCGTTGTCACCTCGACGCTGCGCCGCTGAGCGACGCGTTCGGGTGGCTGACCCGATATCGCGTCCTCTGGGAGGACCGATTCGATGCGCTGGCCGACCATCTGGAGGAAGACGAAGCATGA
- a CDS encoding putative quinol monooxygenase: MIIISGRSYVDEEIRDEYVAQHQEMVARVREQPGCLDLVIAADPLEEDRYNIYEAWESEDHLAEWRKVANPPEPSSIRNESRCRNIRSANPGRRFSVQ; this comes from the coding sequence ATGATCATAATCTCAGGAAGATCGTACGTGGACGAGGAAATACGCGATGAGTACGTCGCACAGCATCAAGAAATGGTAGCACGGGTGCGAGAACAACCTGGGTGTCTCGATCTCGTTATCGCGGCTGATCCACTGGAGGAAGACCGCTATAATATATACGAGGCCTGGGAGTCGGAAGACCATTTAGCTGAATGGCGGAAAGTGGCAAATCCGCCGGAACCCAGTTCGATCCGGAACGAGTCGAGGTGCAGAAACATCAGATCAGCGAATCCGGGCCGCCGCTTTAGCGTACAGTAG
- a CDS encoding LysE family translocator, with amino-acid sequence MLGLSIAAPVGPIGVLCIQRTASKSQLSGFVSGLGAASADAVYGTIAGFGITVLSSLLLDYQTAIRVCGGLLLLYLGLRSIRAEPAETAVATSDVQGLARDYGSTFLLTITNPVTILAFIGIFTGLGVGVSGEYADAAVLVGGVFLGSTLWWLTLSVGVSLFRTRLTRSVMRRVNQLAGVVIVGFGLLALWSAM; translated from the coding sequence GTGCTCGGACTCTCTATTGCGGCCCCGGTCGGCCCAATCGGAGTCCTGTGTATCCAGCGAACGGCTTCTAAAAGCCAGCTTTCGGGCTTCGTTAGTGGACTCGGAGCAGCGTCTGCGGACGCCGTGTATGGGACGATTGCAGGGTTCGGTATCACAGTGCTATCATCGCTTCTGCTTGACTACCAGACAGCGATTCGTGTCTGTGGTGGGCTTCTGCTATTGTATCTCGGGCTCCGGTCGATCCGTGCCGAGCCAGCAGAGACGGCAGTAGCCACCTCGGACGTACAAGGACTTGCCAGAGACTATGGCTCGACGTTCCTGTTGACAATCACTAACCCTGTGACAATCCTCGCCTTCATTGGCATCTTCACCGGACTCGGAGTCGGAGTATCGGGAGAATACGCTGATGCCGCCGTGCTGGTCGGAGGCGTCTTTCTTGGCTCGACCCTCTGGTGGCTCACCCTGAGTGTTGGTGTGAGTCTCTTCCGTACACGACTCACTCGCTCAGTCATGCGCCGAGTGAACCAACTGGCGGGTGTAGTTATCGTCGGATTCGGACTGCTCGCTCTCTGGAGCGCGATGTAG
- a CDS encoding ABC transporter permease, whose product MTTTVQSENSAEQNPEKAISNGFLSDVWTNFLRWNVKKVREPFVLVFAVVQPVVFLVLFSQVFGELAAQAVPNGDYVAYLVPAIVIQVALITAAGSGTGFVLDIETGMFEKTLVSPMSRAAVFAGKTLSDLLLVVVPTLIVVGLGFALGAPVAAGLLGVVGVVGVALVFSVWFMAFSNVLGVVAGSTRVTGIATNLVQFPLLFASTAFVPVDALPGWLQVVSSVNPITYGVDAVRAIMLTGWRWEVIGQSLVGLVALDLLFGAAAVYFLNRASNSAVQ is encoded by the coding sequence ATGACCACGACCGTACAATCAGAGAACAGTGCTGAACAGAACCCAGAGAAAGCGATCAGCAATGGCTTTCTGAGTGATGTCTGGACGAATTTCCTGCGCTGGAACGTTAAGAAGGTTCGCGAGCCGTTCGTGCTTGTTTTCGCGGTCGTCCAGCCAGTCGTCTTTCTCGTGCTGTTCAGCCAAGTGTTCGGTGAACTGGCTGCGCAAGCCGTTCCCAATGGCGATTACGTTGCGTATCTCGTCCCCGCGATTGTCATCCAAGTCGCGCTCATTACGGCAGCCGGCTCAGGCACTGGATTCGTCCTGGATATCGAGACTGGCATGTTCGAAAAGACGCTTGTCTCCCCGATGAGTCGCGCCGCGGTATTCGCAGGAAAGACCCTTTCGGACCTGCTGTTGGTCGTGGTTCCGACCCTAATCGTTGTTGGACTCGGGTTCGCACTCGGCGCTCCGGTGGCGGCTGGTCTGCTCGGTGTCGTCGGAGTCGTTGGCGTGGCGCTCGTTTTTTCGGTGTGGTTCATGGCGTTTTCGAACGTGCTCGGCGTCGTGGCAGGCAGTACGCGGGTTACGGGGATTGCTACGAACCTCGTGCAGTTCCCGCTGCTGTTCGCGAGTACAGCATTCGTTCCGGTTGACGCTCTGCCAGGGTGGCTTCAGGTGGTGAGTTCGGTGAACCCAATCACTTACGGAGTGGATGCCGTGCGAGCGATCATGCTCACCGGCTGGAGGTGGGAAGTCATTGGGCAGTCGCTCGTTGGTCTCGTCGCCCTTGATCTGCTGTTCGGTGCAGCGGCTGTGTACTTCCTAAACCGAGCGTCCAATTCGGCTGTTCAGTAA
- a CDS encoding ABC transporter ATP-binding protein, translated as MQRQQHSTEAQPTAIRATDIGLTYSDGTEAVTGVTLDISAGMVFGFLGPNGAGKTTTIKMLTTLLQPTSGRITVNGYNARTESRAVRESIGYMSQETSIDPSLTIRENLRFACRAYSVSRGDRAGRIDELLELIDLTEKADRRAHKLSGGQKKRLDAAMALVHHPPIVFLDEPTTGLDPTARHRLWDYFREINRQGTTIFLTTQYLEEADALCSDLAVIRDGEIVATGSPADLKAQVGGDVLEIEFGDPANTNVEHARSIIEGSEKVPIGGIETIQLTDKGLSVTSPQARRIGSSLLVSLAEADIEIIGFRIRSPTLEDVFFALTGEPERDNADTEFIPDTQQREVE; from the coding sequence ATGCAACGCCAACAACACTCAACTGAAGCTCAACCAACAGCTATCAGAGCGACGGATATTGGACTGACGTATTCGGATGGCACTGAAGCAGTGACCGGCGTCACACTCGACATCTCAGCAGGTATGGTCTTCGGATTTCTCGGACCGAATGGTGCGGGAAAGACGACGACTATCAAAATGCTCACGACGCTCCTTCAGCCAACGAGTGGACGGATCACGGTCAATGGCTACAACGCTCGCACGGAGTCGAGAGCGGTTCGTGAGTCGATCGGATACATGTCCCAGGAAACGAGTATTGACCCTTCGCTAACCATTCGAGAAAATCTACGCTTCGCCTGTCGCGCATATAGCGTCTCGAGAGGCGATCGTGCCGGCCGCATCGACGAATTGCTTGAGCTCATCGATCTCACGGAGAAGGCTGATAGACGCGCACACAAGCTTTCAGGCGGCCAAAAGAAGCGTCTCGATGCTGCGATGGCGCTAGTTCACCACCCACCTATCGTTTTCCTTGACGAACCGACGACTGGCCTTGATCCGACAGCCCGTCATCGTCTGTGGGACTACTTCCGTGAGATCAACCGACAAGGGACGACCATTTTCCTTACGACTCAGTATCTGGAAGAGGCCGATGCTCTCTGTTCCGACTTAGCGGTCATCCGTGATGGCGAAATTGTTGCAACCGGCTCGCCAGCCGACCTCAAAGCACAGGTCGGAGGTGACGTTTTAGAGATCGAGTTCGGTGACCCGGCCAACACAAACGTCGAACACGCTCGGTCGATCATTGAGGGTTCTGAGAAAGTACCCATAGGCGGAATTGAGACCATTCAGTTAACCGACAAGGGATTGAGTGTAACATCGCCACAAGCACGCCGAATTGGCTCCAGCCTCCTTGTATCGCTCGCCGAAGCGGATATTGAGATCATCGGGTTCAGAATTCGATCTCCGACCCTCGAAGACGTCTTCTTTGCCCTCACGGGCGAGCCAGAGCGTGATAATGCGGATACTGAGTTTATTCCGGATACGCAACAAAGAGAAGTTGAATAA